In the Quercus lobata isolate SW786 chromosome 5, ValleyOak3.0 Primary Assembly, whole genome shotgun sequence genome, one interval contains:
- the LOC115989438 gene encoding beta-galactosidase 1-like, whose translation MKGLKLVMWNVVVVVLLGLCVGIAKASVSYDSKAITINGQRRILISGSIHYPRSTPEMWPDLIQKAKEGGLDVIQTYVFWNGHEPQPGKYYFGGNYDLVKFIKLVKQAGLYVHLRIGPYVCAEWNFGGFPIWLKYIPGINFRTDNEPFKYQMQKFTTKIVNMMKAERLFESQGGPIILSQIENEYGPEEYEIGTPGQAYTKWAAKMAVGLGTGVPWVMCKQDDAPDPVINTCNGFYCDYFSPNKAYKPKMWTEAWTGWFTEFGGPVPYRPAEDLAFSVARFIQKGGSFINYYMYHGGTNFGRTAGGPFIATSYDYDAPIDEYGLLRQPKWGHLKDLHRAIKLSEPALVSGDPTVTPLGNYQEAHVFKSKSGACAAFLANYNPKTFAKVAFGNMHYNLPPWSISILPDCKNTVYNTARVGAQSSLMKMTRVPVHGGFSWQSYNDETTSSDDSSFTMAGLLEQINTTRDASDYLWYSTDVKIDANEEFLKSKYYPYLTVLSAGHALHVFINGRLSGTAYGSLESPKLTFSEGVNLRAGINKISLLSVAVGLPNVGPHFETWNAGVLGPISLSGLNEGRRDLSWQKWSYKIGLKGEDLSLHSLSGSSSVEWIEGYLVAQRQPLTWYKTTFNAPAGNTPLALDMGSMGKGQVWINGQSVGRYWPAYKASGTCGECNYAGTYDEKKCLSNCGEASQRWYHVPRSWLKPAGNLLVVFEELAGDPNGISLVRKEIDSVCADIFEWQPNLMSWHMQATGKVSKPIRPKAHLWCGPGQKISSIKFASFGTPEGACGSFREGSCHAHKSYDAFQRNCVGQNSCSVTVEPENFGGDPCPNVMKKLSVEAVCS comes from the exons ATGAAGGGGTTGAAGCTTGTAATGTGGAATGTGGTAGTGGTGGTTTTGTTGGGTTTATGTGTTGGTATTGCTAAAGCTTCTGTGTCTTATGATTCTAAAGCTATCACCATTAATGGGCAGAGAAGGATTCTCATTTCTGGATCCATTCACTACCCAAGAAGCACCCCTGAG ATGTGGCCAGATCTTATTCAGAAGGCTAAGGAAGGAGGTTTGGATGTGATTCAGACTTATGTTTTCTGGAATGGGCATGAGCCTCAACCTGGCAAG TATTACTTTGGGGGGAACTATGATCTGGTCAAATTTATCAAGCTGGTGAAGCAAGCTGGCCTTTATGTTCATCTCAGGATTGGTCCTTATGTTTGTGCTGAGTGGAACTTTGG gGGATTCCCTATTTGGCTCAAGTACATTCCGGGGATCAATTTCAGAACAGATAATGAGCCTTTTAAG TATCAAATGCAAAAATTCACAACAAAGATTGTCAATATGATGAAGGCTGAAAGGTTGTTTGAGTCTCAAGGTGGTCCAATAATTCTATCCCAG ATTGAAAATGAATATGGACCCGAGGAATATGAAATCGGTACACCCGGTCAAGCTTACACCAAATGGGCTGCCAAAATGGCTGTGGGGCTCGGCACCGGTGTCCCATGGGTAATGTGCAAGCAAGATGATGCCCCTGATCCTGTT ATTAACACTTGCAATGGTTTCTACTGTGACTACTTCTCTCCCAACAAAGCTTATAAACCCAAGATGTGGACAGAAGCCTGGACTGGCTG GTTTACTGAGTTTGGAGGTCCAGTTCCATATCGACCAGCTGAAGACTTGGCCTTTTCAGTTGCAAGGTTTATACAGAAAGGGGGATCattcattaattattatatg TATCATGGGGGAACCAATTTTGGCCGAACCGCTGGTGGTCCTTTCATTGCTACTAGTTATGATTATGATGCTCCTATTGATGAATATG GACTTCTGAGACAACCTAAATGGGGTCATTTGAAAGATTTGCATAGAGCAATAAAGCTGAGCGAACCAGCTTTAGTATCTGGAGATCCCACTGTGACACCACTTGGAAATTATCAAGAG GCTCATGTATTCAAATCAAAATCTGGAGCTTGCGCTGCATTCCTTGCCAATTATAATCCAAAAACTTTTGCAAAAGTGGCTTTTGGGAATATGCATTACAACCTTCCTCCTTGGTCTATCAGTATTCTTCCAGATTGCAAGAACACTGTATACAATACTGCCAGG GTTGGTGCCCAAAGTTCACTAATGAAGATGACTCGGGTTCCTGTTCATGGAGGATTCTCTTGGCAGTCATACAATGATGAGACAACCTCCTCTGATGACAGTTCTTTCACAATGGCTGGGTTGTTGGAGCAGATAAATACAACAAGAGATGCCTCTGACTATTTGTGGTACTCGACAGA TGTTAAGATTGACGCCAATGAAGAATTTCTGAAGAGCAAATATTATCCTTATCTTACAGTCTTATCTGCTGGCCATGCTTTGCATGTTTTCATCAATGGTCGACTATCAG GAACTGCCTACGGAAGTCTAGAAAGCCCAAAACTAACATTTAGCGAAGGTGTGAATTTGAGAGCTGGTATTAATAAAATCTCACTTCTAAGTGTTGCTGTTGGTCTCCCG AATGTTGGTCCACATTTTGAAACATGGAATGCCGGTGTTCTTGGTCCAATTTCATTGAGTGGTCTTAACGAGGGGAGAAGAGACTTGTCATGGCAGAAGTGGTCTTACAAG ATCGGTCTTAAAGGAGAAGACTTGAGCCTTCATTCACTTAGTGGAAGTTCCTCTGTTGAGTGGATTGAGGGATATTTAGTGGCCCAAAGACAGCCACTGACATGGTACAAA ACTACGTTCAATGCTCCAGCTGGAAACACACCATTGGCCTTGGATATGGGCAGCATGGGTAAAGGTCAAGTATGGATAAATGGACAGAGTGTTGGCCGCTACTGGCCTGCTTATAAAGCATCTGGTACTTGTGGTGAATGTAATTACGCTGGAACATATGATGAGAAGAAATGCTTAAGTAATTGTGGTGAGGCTTCCCAAAGATG GTATCACGTTCCTCGTTCGTGGCTAAAACCAGCAGGGAATTTGCTGGTTGTTTTCGAAGAATTGGCAGGAGACCCAAATGGGATATCTTTAGTTAGAAAGGAAATTGATAGTGTATGTGCTGATATCTTTGAGTGGCAGCCAAACCTCATGAGTTGGCACATGCAAGCCACTGGTAAAGTTAGTAAACCAATTAGACCTAAAGCTCATTTATGGTGTGGCCCTGGCCAGAAAATTTCTTCAATAAAGTTTGCTAGCTTTGGAACACCAGAAGGTGCTTGTGGAAGCTTCCGCGAGGGAAGCTGTCACGCCCACAAATCATATGATGCTTTTCAAAGG AATTGTGTTGGGCAGAACTCCTGCTCAGTCACTGTAGAGCCTGAAAATTTTGGAGGAGATCCATGTCCAAATGTCATGAAGAAACTCTCAGTGGAGGCTGTTTGTAGCTGA
- the LOC115991896 gene encoding uncharacterized protein LOC115991896, which yields MAAVLLSFVSNSEPSFPFSIENHSQIYKPMLYFCFLVFFFTFFLLVISYSTYKRLKKPEQNREKEDTQKPIRSDQLEFERALDETSGAARENDQTHLTHSLLLEILPSDSPKWDCLFGEEKGGDPDSNGSGLDVDGVDHGGDQRVMKKKKKRAKKKRMNSLAEEGGGSEERPCVERGNSGQGSRVKQELVCLYPFTSSSSAMQRRIKQQYDELVKCNETKGLTLAQVGDFANCLIEARNELQHKADVIQRRFTITKALLFKADRSSFDRLRQQIYKLELEQKRLEEDAFVYNWLQQQLKLSPAYKKMVEISASMELKAKSGELVESVDTDFADISFEDFLAQEKKDSFWQRNGKSRSFSS from the exons ATGGCGGCTGTGCTGCTTTCATTTGTGTCAAATTCTGAGCCTAGTTTTCCGTTTTCAATAGAGAATCACTCGCAAATATACAAACCCATGTTGTATTTttgcttcttggtcttcttcttcaccttcTTTCTCTTGGTTATCTCCTACTCCACGTACAAGAGGTTGAAGAAACCTGAGCAGAACCGAGAAAAGGAGGATACCCAGAAGCCAATTCGGAGCGACCAGTTGGAATTCGAGCGTGCTTTGGATGAAACATCGGGTGCGGCCCGTGAAAATGACCAGACCCATTTGACCCATTCGCTTCTTTTGGAGATCTTGCCCTCTGATTCTCCCAAATGGGACTGTTTGTTTGGGGAAGAAAAAGGTGGTGACCCGGATTCGAACGGGTCGGGTTTGGATGTGGATGGTGTGGATCACGGTGGGGATCAGAGGgtgatgaagaaaaagaagaagagggccAAGAAGAAGAGGATGAATTCACTAGCTGAAGAAGGTGGTGGTAGTGAAGAGAGGCCGTGTGTGGAGAGAGGAAACTCGGGTCAGGGTTCTCGGGTCAAGCAGGAGTTGGTATGTTTGTACCCGTTTACATCATCAAGTAGTGCCATGCAGAGGAGGATCAAGCAGCAGTATGATGAGCTTGTGAAGTGCAATGAGACCAAAGGATTGACACTGGCacag GTTGGAGATTTTGCCAATTGCTTGATTGAGGCTAGAAATGAGCTACAGCATAA GGCTGATGTCATCCAACGTAGGTTCACTATTACTAAGGCTCTACTATTCAAGGCAGACAGATCTTCCTTTGACCGCCTCCGCCAACAG aTATACAAGCTAGAATTAGAACAAAAGAGACTAGAAGAGGATGCATTTGTTTATAATTGGCTTCAACAACAGCTAAAACTCTCACCGGCATACAAAAAG ATGGTTGAAATTAGCGCTTCCATGGAATTGAAGGCAAAATCTGGGGAGCTGGTGGAAAGCGTGGACACAGACTTTGCTGACATTTCATTTGAAGATTTTTTAGCACAAGAAAAGAAGGATTCATTTTG GCAAAGAAATGGCAAATCAAGATCATTCTCAAGTTGA